From a single Asticcacaulis sp. MM231 genomic region:
- the obgE gene encoding GTPase ObgE, protein MKFLDQCKIYIRSGNGGAGAVSFRREKFIPNGGPDGGDGGKGGDVWIVAKEGLNTLIDYRYQQHFKAKTGTHGMGRQMHGANAEDIVMYVPVGTEVFEEDHETLIVDLDVEGKSFMLAKGGNGGWGNTRFKGPINQAPKFALPGQDGEERWIWLRLKLIADAGLVGLPNAGKSTFLAASSAAKPKIADYPFTTLVPNLGVIDLGPEQRFVMADIPGLIEGASEGAGLGTKFLGHVERTKVLIHLIDGTQDDPVGSYKVIRKELNAYDEILGSKTELVAINKCDALDKDARKKLAAKIKKVSGQTPFLISGVTGEGVRDLLFAALETITGEKLEEAHPTPDVPAPYNPMDT, encoded by the coding sequence ATGAAATTCCTCGATCAGTGTAAAATCTATATCCGTTCCGGTAACGGCGGCGCCGGCGCCGTTTCGTTTCGCCGTGAAAAGTTCATCCCCAATGGCGGCCCCGACGGCGGCGACGGCGGCAAGGGCGGCGATGTGTGGATCGTGGCCAAGGAAGGCCTCAACACCCTGATCGATTACCGCTATCAGCAGCACTTCAAGGCCAAGACCGGCACCCACGGCATGGGACGGCAGATGCACGGCGCCAATGCCGAAGACATCGTGATGTATGTGCCCGTCGGCACCGAAGTCTTCGAAGAAGACCACGAAACCCTGATCGTCGATCTCGATGTCGAGGGCAAAAGCTTTATGCTGGCCAAGGGCGGCAATGGCGGATGGGGCAATACGCGCTTCAAGGGGCCGATCAATCAGGCGCCGAAATTCGCCCTGCCCGGTCAGGATGGCGAGGAGCGGTGGATCTGGCTGCGCCTCAAGCTGATCGCCGACGCCGGTCTCGTGGGCCTGCCCAATGCCGGCAAGTCGACCTTCCTGGCCGCCTCCAGCGCCGCCAAGCCCAAGATCGCCGACTATCCCTTCACCACGCTGGTGCCCAATCTCGGCGTCATCGATCTTGGCCCTGAGCAGCGCTTCGTCATGGCCGATATTCCCGGCCTGATCGAGGGCGCTTCGGAAGGCGCCGGCCTCGGCACCAAGTTCCTCGGCCACGTCGAGCGCACCAAGGTGCTGATCCACCTGATCGACGGCACCCAGGACGATCCGGTGGGATCGTACAAGGTGATCCGCAAGGAACTGAACGCCTACGACGAGATCCTCGGCTCCAAGACCGAACTGGTGGCCATCAACAAGTGCGACGCGCTCGACAAGGACGCCCGCAAGAAGCTGGCCGCCAAGATCAAGAAGGTCAGCGGCCAGACCCCATTCCTGATCTCCGGCGTCACCGGCGAAGGCGTGCGCGATCTGCTGTTCGCGGCGCTGGAAACCATCACCGGCGAGAAGCTGGAAGAGGCGCATCCGACACCCGACGTGCCGGCGCCCTATAACCCGATGGACACCTGA
- a CDS encoding nicotinate-nucleotide adenylyltransferase, with product MFRAGLAPMRPAVSSGGLRSGFHLEPGMKIGLFGGSFNPAHEGHRHVAATAREKLGLDRIIWLVSPQNPLKSKAETAPLSTRIAQIKPFIGPMDIISDFETRIHATYTLDTLRALKARYPGVHFVWIMGGDSLAQFHKWRGWTQIVHMVPIAVVSRPGALMKARFSPAAQRFGHYRIDERAASTLALRRPPAWTYIKGPLHSHSSTALRLKLKAKR from the coding sequence GTGTTTCGCGCTGGCCTTGCCCCGATGCGGCCTGCCGTCTCCTCCGGGGGATTGCGCAGCGGTTTTCATCTCGAACCCGGCATGAAGATCGGCCTGTTTGGCGGATCATTCAATCCGGCGCACGAGGGGCATCGCCACGTCGCCGCCACGGCGCGTGAAAAGCTGGGGCTCGACCGCATCATCTGGCTGGTGTCACCGCAGAACCCGCTGAAGTCGAAGGCGGAGACCGCGCCCTTAAGCACCCGTATCGCGCAGATAAAGCCCTTTATCGGCCCGATGGATATCATCTCCGACTTCGAGACGCGCATCCACGCCACCTATACGCTCGATACCCTGCGCGCCCTCAAGGCCCGCTATCCCGGCGTTCATTTTGTCTGGATCATGGGGGGCGACAGCCTGGCGCAATTCCATAAGTGGCGCGGCTGGACACAGATCGTCCATATGGTGCCGATCGCCGTCGTGTCGCGTCCCGGCGCCTTGATGAAGGCGCGCTTCTCACCCGCGGCACAGCGTTTCGGTCACTACCGGATCGATGAACGCGCCGCCTCGACCCTGGCCCTTCGCCGCCCTCCCGCCTGGACCTATATCAAAGGTCCGTTACACAGCCATTCATCGACGGCTTTACGCCTGAAATTGAAGGCAAAACGCTAA